The Paenibacillus tianjinensis genome has a window encoding:
- a CDS encoding flagellar protein FlaG: MDVRLSNSGVYNNTNLEYTKVNPVVKSVESDTRTVESVYNTSQLKRLENQGVTISASDEQTVKALEKVLKAMEGPETRLQVSVHKETKAIMVKVLNKETGELIREIPPEKTLDIVANMMEIAGIIVDERV; this comes from the coding sequence ATGGATGTTCGACTTTCAAACTCAGGTGTCTACAATAACACGAATTTGGAGTATACCAAAGTAAACCCGGTAGTTAAATCAGTAGAATCTGACACCAGGACTGTTGAAAGTGTGTACAATACTAGCCAGCTTAAAAGACTGGAAAATCAAGGTGTCACCATATCAGCAAGCGACGAGCAGACAGTCAAAGCACTGGAGAAAGTCCTCAAAGCGATGGAAGGTCCTGAAACAAGGTTGCAGGTTAGTGTGCATAAGGAAACGAAGGCCATCATGGTCAAGGTACTCAATAAAGAAACTGGTGAACTGATTCGCGAAATTCCTCCTGAGAAGACACTGGATATCGTAGCGAATATGATGGAAATTGCCGGAATTATTGTGGATGAAAGAGTCTAA
- a CDS encoding flagellin N-terminal helical domain-containing protein encodes MDVDQLISGRKYKMIINHNIASLNTQRQLSVNTANQSKNIEKLSSGLRINRAGDDAAGLAISEKMRGQIRGLDQASRNGQDAISLIQTAEGALNETHSILQRMRELGVQSATDTNTADDRGKIQQEVDQLAKEISRISNTTEFNTQNLLAGGLSNTYQIGSNANQNLSLSISAMDAQSLGVAGATTTTTFANTNTGVGSLTTTSSSLNGTFLNVAKVVAAAGTVTGSNALGGTGTAGGTYTGSKDVTFQVKATSAAGGDVTGASYSTDGGTTWTNAAVTVTAGTSTAITLADGASLTVAFDAQNATNDTWTFSQSAEYLNMQLGSANNGGTTIGSTVKVYNNQSSVTLGDAASDRVATVNFDFNTVKGSVTATGTAYAAGDSDAITQSQVASTSAVTGGGKVVADAQVQKGINVSTQGAANNAITAIDKAITTVSSERSKLGAYQNRLEHTINNLNTSSENLSAAESRIRDVDMAKEMSDQTKNSILAQAAQAMLAQANQQPQGVLQLLR; translated from the coding sequence ATGGATGTGGATCAACTTATTTCAGGGAGGAAATACAAAATGATTATTAACCACAATATTGCTTCACTTAACACACAACGCCAACTGTCTGTTAACACAGCTAACCAAAGCAAGAACATTGAGAAGCTGTCTTCCGGTCTTCGCATCAACCGCGCTGGTGATGATGCAGCAGGTCTGGCAATTTCCGAAAAAATGCGCGGTCAAATCCGTGGTTTGGATCAAGCTTCCCGTAACGGTCAAGATGCAATCTCCTTGATTCAAACGGCTGAAGGCGCTTTGAACGAAACCCACTCCATTCTGCAACGTATGCGTGAACTGGGTGTTCAATCCGCAACTGACACTAACACTGCAGATGACCGTGGAAAGATCCAACAAGAAGTTGACCAACTGGCTAAGGAAATCTCCCGGATTTCCAATACTACAGAATTCAATACCCAGAACCTCTTGGCTGGTGGACTTAGCAACACTTATCAAATCGGTTCCAATGCTAACCAAAACCTTAGTTTATCGATCAGTGCGATGGATGCCCAGTCCCTTGGTGTAGCAGGTGCTACCACTACTACTACGTTCGCCAACACCAACACTGGTGTAGGATCTCTGACAACTACTTCTTCGAGTCTTAACGGTACTTTCCTGAACGTTGCGAAGGTAGTGGCAGCAGCGGGTACCGTTACTGGTAGTAATGCGTTAGGCGGTACAGGAACAGCAGGTGGTACTTACACCGGTTCTAAGGATGTAACTTTCCAAGTTAAAGCAACGTCTGCAGCTGGAGGCGATGTAACTGGAGCATCTTACTCAACCGATGGTGGTACTACTTGGACTAATGCAGCAGTAACTGTTACTGCTGGTACAAGTACGGCAATTACATTGGCTGACGGTGCATCGCTTACTGTTGCCTTTGATGCGCAAAATGCAACTAACGATACATGGACTTTTTCACAATCTGCAGAATATTTGAACATGCAGCTTGGTTCTGCTAATAACGGCGGTACTACAATCGGCTCTACAGTAAAAGTATACAACAACCAATCTTCCGTAACATTGGGTGATGCTGCTTCGGATCGCGTTGCTACAGTAAACTTTGACTTCAACACTGTAAAAGGTAGTGTAACAGCAACTGGTACTGCTTATGCGGCTGGTGACTCTGATGCTATCACTCAATCTCAAGTGGCTTCCACAAGCGCAGTTACTGGTGGAGGTAAAGTCGTTGCAGATGCGCAGGTTCAAAAAGGTATCAACGTTTCTACCCAAGGCGCTGCTAACAACGCTATCACAGCTATCGACAAAGCTATCACAACTGTATCTTCGGAACGTTCTAAACTGGGGGCTTACCAGAACCGTTTGGAGCACACTATCAACAACTTGAATACTTCTTCCGAGAACTTGTCCGCTGCTGAATCCCGTATTCGTGACGTAGACATGGCTAAGGAAATGAGTGACCAGACCAAGAACTCCATCTTGGCTCAGGCAGCTCAAGCGATGTTGGCTCAAGCCAACCAACAACCTCAAGGTGTTCTTCAATTGCTCCGTTAA
- the fliS gene encoding flagellar export chaperone FliS: MITSPYDKYRQSSVQTSSPSQLLLMLFDGAIRFAKTGIEGIDEHDFEKVSTFLGKAQTIVNELLTTLDRKYDVAKTLAPLYEYINYLFIQSNIKKSKAEAEEAIGYLVDLRQTFAQAAKMTAGQDLQHG, from the coding sequence ATGATTACATCTCCTTACGATAAGTACCGCCAATCATCTGTACAGACTTCCAGTCCGTCACAACTGCTACTGATGTTGTTTGATGGAGCCATCCGTTTTGCGAAAACCGGGATAGAAGGTATTGACGAACATGATTTTGAGAAAGTTAGCACTTTTCTAGGTAAGGCTCAGACTATAGTGAATGAACTCCTTACAACCCTTGATCGAAAGTATGATGTCGCCAAAACCTTGGCACCTCTATACGAATATATCAACTATCTCTTCATCCAATCCAATATTAAGAAATCCAAGGCTGAAGCTGAAGAGGCGATTGGTTACCTTGTGGATCTACGCCAGACCTTCGCTCAAGCAGCCAAGATGACCGCTGGACAAGACCTTCAACATGGATAA
- the csrA gene encoding carbon storage regulator CsrA — MLVLGRKKGESIIIQEDIEITILSVDGDTVKVGITAPRHVDIFRQEVYLSIKESNKESAVPASSSLNDLISRLKSK, encoded by the coding sequence GTTCTTGGACGAAAAAAGGGCGAATCGATTATTATTCAGGAGGATATTGAGATTACCATTCTCAGCGTGGATGGAGATACTGTCAAAGTGGGGATTACAGCTCCGAGACATGTCGATATTTTTCGGCAGGAGGTTTATTTGTCGATTAAAGAAAGCAACAAAGAATCTGCAGTGCCTGCATCCAGCAGCTTAAATGATCTTATTAGCCGTCTGAAATCAAAATAA
- the hpf gene encoding ribosome hibernation-promoting factor, HPF/YfiA family, translating into MQFSIRGQQIEVTDALRDYVDKKLSRLEKYFDAPPTSEGFVTLGVVRGLHTVEVTIPLAGVTLRAEDRSDDMYASIDAVVDKLERQIRKHKTKLNRKFRQEGSLKTLFVEGPPSTVAVEEQDYDDLEVVRNKRFTLKPMDVEEAILQMNMVGHNFFVFSNIDTSEVSVVYKRNDGKYGLIEQN; encoded by the coding sequence ATGCAATTCAGCATTCGAGGTCAACAAATTGAAGTGACCGACGCTTTGAGAGACTATGTTGATAAGAAGCTCAGCAGACTTGAGAAGTATTTCGATGCACCCCCTACCTCAGAAGGATTTGTGACGCTTGGCGTTGTTCGTGGCCTTCATACGGTGGAAGTAACCATTCCACTGGCGGGTGTTACGCTTCGTGCCGAGGATCGCAGCGACGATATGTATGCTTCCATTGATGCTGTCGTGGACAAGCTGGAACGTCAAATTCGCAAGCATAAGACCAAACTCAATCGTAAGTTCCGCCAGGAAGGCAGTCTGAAGACCCTGTTTGTGGAGGGACCCCCAAGCACTGTTGCTGTAGAGGAACAGGATTATGATGATTTGGAAGTTGTGCGGAACAAGCGCTTCACCTTGAAGCCTATGGATGTCGAGGAAGCGATTCTGCAAATGAACATGGTTGGACATAATTTCTTTGTATTCTCCAACATTGACACTTCTGAAGTGAGTGTTGTTTACAAACGGAATGATGGAAAGTACGGCCTGATCGAACAGAACTAG
- a CDS encoding flagellar protein FliT, with translation MDKLLEELEELTQTMVSRLMDAPYEELENFVNERQNLVDAIGKEVENCQMTSEQKEVLGRIMEHDSAIVARMNAHRLEARELLQKRNQAKAQRSAYEASYAPDSILMDRKK, from the coding sequence ATGGATAAGCTGCTGGAGGAGCTTGAAGAGCTTACTCAAACTATGGTTTCCAGGCTAATGGATGCCCCATATGAGGAACTGGAGAACTTCGTAAATGAACGGCAGAATCTTGTCGATGCTATAGGAAAAGAAGTCGAGAACTGTCAGATGACTTCTGAACAGAAGGAAGTACTAGGTCGAATCATGGAACATGATTCTGCTATTGTGGCCCGGATGAATGCCCATCGGCTGGAAGCGCGAGAGCTTCTGCAGAAGCGTAACCAAGCCAAGGCGCAACGCAGTGCCTATGAGGCTTCGTACGCTCCAGACAGCATCCTAATGGACCGCAAAAAATAA
- a CDS encoding cold shock domain-containing protein — protein sequence MEGKVKWFNAEKGYGFIETADGGDVFVHFSAIQTDGFKTLDEGQSVEFDIVEGARGPQAANVIKL from the coding sequence ATGGAAGGTAAAGTTAAATGGTTTAACGCAGAAAAAGGTTATGGTTTCATCGAAACTGCCGACGGTGGCGACGTATTCGTACACTTCTCCGCAATCCAAACTGACGGTTTCAAGACTTTGGATGAAGGTCAATCCGTAGAGTTTGATATCGTAGAAGGCGCACGCGGACCACAAGCAGCTAACGTCATCAAATTATAA
- a CDS encoding S-layer homology domain-containing protein, giving the protein MKMKKALRGLMTGLLGVTMLFGALGSVSAAPAAKDIQGHWAQNQLQDWLNKGYLQGYADGTVKPNKPITRGEYVALVNRLFGFTETASIAFKDLKSSNWAYSEVAKAVKAGYIGGYENNTFRSASPLTRQEAAVITAKLLSLDTSNTSLTFKDSAQIASWAKGAVAAAAAKNIINGYPDGTFGPKRPLTRAEAVGIIGNSAANKPSGSGNPVTPTPTPSATATPTPTPTPTSTTGGGSGGGGGGGGTTAPTVSNITYGHVGSVTADVYLTPSVTGAVYYVVAPYSSTAAVPSTLQIQNGLTSTGTAGVNYGKVAATGNTTVAFSVYGLQANTEYAAYIALSDSVGSWSAVSTLRLTTAPGGATAITELSPGSMGTVTADVYVTYGQAGGASAPVRYVVLPANAADPSAAQVAAGQNSSGVQLSAPWTGTISPAPAPGVRQTLTLSGLSAHTDYKVYVITGSGSSWSPVEILRIHTK; this is encoded by the coding sequence ATGAAGATGAAGAAAGCATTGCGCGGTTTGATGACTGGTTTGCTTGGAGTCACTATGTTGTTCGGGGCTCTTGGTAGTGTCTCAGCTGCACCGGCTGCCAAGGATATTCAAGGCCACTGGGCACAAAACCAACTGCAGGATTGGCTCAATAAGGGTTATTTGCAAGGGTATGCTGACGGCACTGTAAAGCCGAATAAGCCTATCACCCGCGGGGAATATGTTGCCCTGGTGAATCGCCTGTTTGGGTTCACGGAAACGGCATCTATTGCGTTCAAAGATCTTAAGAGCTCCAACTGGGCTTATAGCGAAGTGGCAAAAGCCGTAAAAGCCGGATACATCGGCGGCTATGAGAACAATACATTCCGTTCTGCCAGTCCGCTTACCCGTCAGGAAGCTGCCGTAATTACTGCCAAGCTTCTTAGCTTGGATACCAGCAACACCTCACTTACGTTCAAGGACAGCGCCCAAATTGCTTCATGGGCCAAAGGTGCAGTCGCAGCTGCGGCAGCTAAGAACATCATCAACGGTTACCCGGATGGAACCTTCGGGCCTAAGAGACCTCTGACAAGAGCTGAGGCCGTAGGTATCATTGGCAATTCAGCAGCTAACAAGCCTAGCGGTTCAGGTAATCCGGTAACACCTACACCTACTCCATCAGCAACAGCTACGCCAACCCCAACACCAACGCCTACAAGTACAACTGGTGGGGGAAGCGGTGGCGGAGGTGGCGGTGGAGGAACCACTGCTCCAACGGTTAGCAATATTACTTATGGTCATGTCGGTTCTGTTACAGCAGACGTATATCTGACACCGTCAGTGACGGGGGCAGTTTATTATGTGGTTGCCCCTTATAGCAGTACTGCGGCAGTGCCAAGTACCCTGCAGATTCAGAATGGCCTGACCAGTACAGGAACTGCAGGAGTAAACTATGGAAAAGTAGCAGCAACTGGTAATACGACTGTAGCTTTCTCCGTTTATGGATTGCAGGCGAATACCGAGTATGCGGCTTATATCGCACTTTCGGATTCTGTTGGAAGCTGGTCGGCTGTATCAACCCTGCGTTTGACTACAGCTCCAGGCGGCGCAACGGCGATTACAGAGCTTAGCCCGGGCTCTATGGGGACTGTGACAGCCGATGTCTATGTAACCTATGGTCAGGCCGGAGGCGCATCTGCTCCGGTAAGATATGTTGTACTGCCGGCTAATGCTGCCGATCCTAGCGCAGCGCAGGTTGCTGCCGGTCAAAATAGCAGTGGCGTTCAGTTGAGTGCACCGTGGACAGGCACTATTTCGCCGGCTCCAGCTCCAGGGGTTAGACAAACGCTAACGTTAAGCGGACTTTCTGCCCACACCGATTATAAGGTATATGTCATCACAGGCAGTGGCAGCTCATGGTCGCCCGTAGAAATTCTGCGGATTCATACCAAATAG
- the fliD gene encoding flagellar filament capping protein FliD, with translation MATLRVSGIASGIDVDSIVKNMMTAKRVPLDKLSQQKQIMEWQRDNYREINSKLVDFKSNKLTAYNKSTAMNTQTAVVSGDTAALKAVATAEANGISMDITVTQLAQPVTAITAGATMSQSGSTRLTSSSTLADLQKLNTGAAQASNYTITLNDVSISLSSDLSISAAISKINSTSGTDVTAKFDEVTGKLSFASKTYSDKGKVSFGSGDTFQKLFGGVNSTLTYKPATIKVAGENGTSTDMSFASNSFKLNGVQLTLLSKSTSSSVVTTTTDATTALDTIKNFVSDYNSLLSTLNTKVNEERYSDYTPLTDEQREAMSDSQIETWETKAKSGLLKNDEILKSTLTAMRSAITEKLGQLSNYGITTGQYYENGKLYIDEDKLKQSISDDPQSVIKTFQGGSGSSVTSLFDKLSTTMTTAVEKLSTKAGTSKYSADLTAAFKYDSVMGKALADYTTRISDLQDKLDDYEDNLYKRFTAMETAISQYNSQSSSLASYMSS, from the coding sequence ATGGCGACACTTCGTGTCAGTGGAATAGCATCAGGTATTGACGTAGATAGTATAGTAAAGAATATGATGACGGCGAAGAGAGTTCCATTAGACAAGTTGTCTCAACAGAAGCAAATCATGGAATGGCAGAGAGATAACTACCGCGAGATTAACAGCAAACTAGTTGATTTCAAGAGCAATAAGCTGACCGCCTATAATAAATCAACTGCTATGAACACACAAACAGCGGTCGTTTCAGGCGATACGGCTGCTCTAAAGGCTGTTGCTACAGCCGAAGCGAATGGCATATCTATGGATATCACAGTAACTCAGCTTGCCCAGCCCGTGACTGCGATAACGGCCGGAGCGACAATGTCTCAATCGGGCAGCACACGGTTAACATCGAGTTCAACCCTTGCTGATTTGCAGAAACTTAATACTGGTGCAGCCCAAGCCAGCAATTACACAATTACACTAAATGATGTTTCGATTTCGTTGTCGAGCGATCTTAGTATATCAGCGGCGATCTCCAAAATTAACAGTACTTCAGGTACTGACGTAACTGCTAAGTTTGATGAAGTGACAGGTAAACTTTCATTCGCATCCAAGACCTACAGCGATAAAGGTAAAGTGAGTTTCGGCTCAGGAGATACCTTTCAGAAACTGTTTGGTGGAGTTAACAGTACTTTAACATACAAGCCGGCCACTATTAAGGTAGCAGGAGAAAATGGAACTTCCACAGATATGAGTTTTGCAAGTAACAGCTTCAAACTTAATGGGGTTCAGCTTACATTGCTCTCCAAATCAACAAGTTCATCTGTGGTTACAACTACTACGGATGCAACAACCGCATTGGACACTATTAAGAATTTTGTTTCTGACTATAACAGTCTTCTAAGTACATTGAATACGAAAGTCAACGAGGAACGTTATAGCGACTATACGCCACTGACTGATGAACAACGGGAAGCTATGTCAGACAGTCAGATAGAGACATGGGAAACCAAGGCTAAGAGCGGTCTGTTAAAAAATGATGAAATATTAAAATCGACACTTACTGCTATGCGATCTGCCATTACGGAGAAACTGGGACAACTAAGCAACTATGGAATTACGACAGGACAATATTATGAGAATGGTAAATTGTATATAGATGAAGATAAGCTCAAGCAGTCCATTTCAGATGATCCTCAGAGTGTTATAAAAACTTTCCAAGGAGGCAGTGGCAGTTCTGTAACGAGCCTATTTGATAAGCTCTCTACTACAATGACAACAGCGGTGGAGAAGCTTTCGACTAAAGCAGGTACTTCTAAATACTCGGCTGATCTGACTGCTGCTTTTAAATATGACAGTGTTATGGGCAAGGCCCTGGCCGACTACACTACCCGGATCTCCGATCTCCAGGATAAGCTAGATGATTATGAAGACAATCTATACAAACGCTTTACAGCCATGGAAACAGCAATCAGTCAATATAACAGTCAGTCTTCCAGCCTAGCCAGCTACATGTCCTCTTAA